A window of Diospyros lotus cultivar Yz01 chromosome 14, ASM1463336v1, whole genome shotgun sequence contains these coding sequences:
- the LOC127789513 gene encoding protein SELF-PRUNING-like: MGRALEPLVVGRVIGDVLEPFVPTMKMEVTYNNNKHVRNGAEFFPSQVGTKPRVEIPGADLRTFFTLVMTDPDVPGPSDPYLKEHLHWIVTDIPGTTDATFGREVVSYEVPRPSIGIHRYVFVLFQQNRRQSPVNPPSSRDHFCVRDFAAQNDLGLPVAAVFFNAQRETAARRR; encoded by the exons ATGGGAAGAGCATTAGAACCCCTAGTGGTTGGGAGGGTGATCGGAGATGTGCTTGAGCCCTTTGTTCCAACTATGAAAATGGAGGTCacttacaacaacaacaagcaTGTCCGCAATGGCGCTGAGTTCTTCCCTTCTCAAGTGGGCACCAAACCTCGGGTTGAAATTCCTGGAGCTGACTTGAGAACTTTCTTTACTCTG GTTATGACAGATCCTGATGTTCCTGGCCCTAGTGATCCTTATTTGAAGGAGCACCTGCACTG GATAGTGACAGACATTCCCGGCACCACAGACGCTACATTTG GAAGAGAGGTGGTGAGCTATGAGGTGCCGAGACCCAGCATAGGAATCCACAGATACGTGTTTGTTCTCTTCCAGCAGAACCGGCGGCAGAGTCCCGTGAACCCACCTTCTTCAAGGGATCACTTCTGCGTCCGTGACTTCGCCGCCCAAAACGACCTCGGCCTTCCGGTCGCCGCGGTCTTCTTCAACGCGCAACGAGAAACTGCCGCAAGAAGAcgctaa
- the LOC127789512 gene encoding germin-like protein subfamily 3 member 2, which yields MSPQLTVLFVLIYLHCHIALGSDPDPVQDFCIPNLKVGAILTARLDILPCKNATEVVPEDFVFSGIRLPGNFSDTGLASIPVSPAVFPGLNTLGMSFARVDLKVGGINPPHFHPRATEIVHVVQGQVYSGFVDSANRVFAKVIEGGEVMVFPRGLVHFQMNVGKSPATIFGSFNSQNPGMQRIPSAIFGSGIDDELLEKAFGLSSREIGMMRRRFFPKKVKS from the exons ATGTCTCCGCAACTAACTGTTTTGTTCGTCCTCATCTACCTCCATTGCCACATAGCGTTGGGGTCCGACCCGGACCCGGTTCAAGATTTCTGCATTCCCAACCTCAAAGTCGGCGCCATTCTGACCGCCCGGCTCGACATTCTGCCCTGCAAGAACGCCACCGAGGTGGTGCCGGAGGACTTCGTCTTCTCCGGTATCAGACTCCCGGGAAACTTCTCCGACACTGGCCTAGCCTCCATACCCGTTAGCCCGGCTGTTTTTCCGGGTCTGAACACGCTGGGGATGTCGTTCGCACGCGTCGACCTCAAAGTCGGCGGTATAAATCCTCCCCATTTCCACCCCCGAGCCACCGAGATCGTCCACGTGGTTCAAGGCCAAGTCTACTCGGGCTTCGTGGACTCAGCGAACCGGGTTTTCGCCAAG GTGATCGAGGGAGGGGAGGTAATGGTGTTTCCACGAGGGCTGGTCCATTTCCAGATGAACGTCGGGAAGTCGCCGGCGACGATTTTTGGGAGCTTCAACAGTCAGAATCCGGGCATGCAGAGGATCCCGTCCGCCATTTTTGGGTCTGGAATCGATGACGAGCTCTTGGAGAAGGCATTTGGGTTGAGTTCCAGGGAAATTGGGATGATGAGGAGAAGGTTTTTTCCTAAGAAAGTGAAGAGTTGA
- the LOC127789509 gene encoding F-box/LRR-repeat protein At1g67190-like isoform X2, producing MEYLPVEVIGNILSRLEEARDVVIASTTCRKWREAWQNHLRTLSFNSSVCPIFHDLTASRLEILITQTILQTTGLQCLSIIMDDVDEFSAAPVIAWLMYTRETLRQLHYNVRTTPNINILEKCGRQKLEVLVLSHNSITGVEHSYQKFPCLKSLSLSNVTISALDLSLLLTASPKIEDIYVEAVSLDKFILEADSLEKLHLKDCTLEVFELVSKGTLRFLKIDDVSVIQIEIGEGAENLEVVDVSNFTIMWPKFHHMISRSSKLKKLRLWGVVFDDEDEVVDLETVSACFPLLKHLSLCYDLKDGAVHCGLQGSFQFENVVVLELGWTVINDLFSHWVSEFLERCPNLRKLVIYGVVSEAKTHEECQMLANFTSSIVRLMRKYLHVEIQFEYE from the exons ATGGAGTACCTTCCTGTTGAAGTCATTGGTAACATACTATCCCGGCTTGAGGAAGCACGAGATGTTGTGATAGCGTCAACAACCTGCAGGAAATGGCGAGAGGCTTGGCAGAACCATCTCCGTACCCTTTCTTTCAATTCGAGTGTCTGCCCCATATTCCATGATCTCACGGCAAGTAgattagaaattttaattactcAAACAATTCTCCAGACCACTGGACTTCAATGCCTATCAATTATTATGGATGACGTTGATGAGTTCTCAGCTGCCCCAGTGATTGCTTGGCTGATGTATACCAGAGAGACCTTGCGCCAACTACACTATAATGTAAGGACAACCCCTAACAttaatattcttgaaaaatgcgGTCGACAAAAGCTGGAAGTATTGGTTTTGTCTCATAATTCTATCACTGGTGTTGAACACAGCTATCAGAAATTTCCTTGCTTGAAGTCTCTTTCGTTGAGTAATGTCACTATCTCAGCATTGGATTTGAGTCTTCTGCTTACTGCCTCCCCAAAAATTGAG GATATATATGTTGAAGCTGTTAGTTTGGACAAGTTCATATTGGAGGCAGATAGCCTTGAGAAGTTGCACTTGAAAGATTGTACTCTTGAGGTTTTTGAACTTGTCAGCAAGGGGACCTtgagatttctcaagattgaTGATGTCAGTGTCATCCAAATTGAAATAGGTGAAGGTGCCGAAAATCTTGAGGTTGTGGATGTTAGTAATTTCACAATCATGTGGCCAAAGTTTCATCACATGATATCTAGATCATCCAAATTGAAAAAGCTTCGGCTTTGGGGCGTTGtttttgatgatgaggatgaggTTGTGGATCTAGAGACAGTATCTGCATGTTTTCCTTTGTTGAAGCATCTTTCCTTATGCTATGATCTAAAGGATGGAGCAGTTCATTGCGGCCTGCAAGGCTCATTTCAATTTGAAAATGTGGTTGTGTTGGAGCTAGGGTGGACCGTGATTAATGACCTGTTCTCACACTGGGTTTCAGAATTTCTTGAAAGATGCCCCAATCTTAGGAAGCTGGTCATCTATGGTGTTGTATCTGAGGCCAAGACTCATGAAGAGTGCCAAATGTTAGCCAATTTTACCTCGTCCATTGTTAGGCTTATGAGGAAATATTTGCATGTGGAGATACAGTTTGAATATGAATGA
- the LOC127789509 gene encoding F-box/LRR-repeat protein At1g67190-like isoform X1 gives MEYLPVEVIGNILSRLEEARDVVIASTTCRKWREAWQNHLRTLSFNSSVCPIFHDLTASRLEILITQTILQTTGLQCLSIIMDDVDEFSAAPVIAWLMYTRETLRQLHYNVRTTPNINILEKCGRQKLEVLVLSHNSITGVEHSYQKFPCLKSLSLSNVTISALDLSLLLTASPKIEVLSLTNLDIAMSDTQTTMDLNSVSLKDIYVEAVSLDKFILEADSLEKLHLKDCTLEVFELVSKGTLRFLKIDDVSVIQIEIGEGAENLEVVDVSNFTIMWPKFHHMISRSSKLKKLRLWGVVFDDEDEVVDLETVSACFPLLKHLSLCYDLKDGAVHCGLQGSFQFENVVVLELGWTVINDLFSHWVSEFLERCPNLRKLVIYGVVSEAKTHEECQMLANFTSSIVRLMRKYLHVEIQFEYE, from the coding sequence ATGGAGTACCTTCCTGTTGAAGTCATTGGTAACATACTATCCCGGCTTGAGGAAGCACGAGATGTTGTGATAGCGTCAACAACCTGCAGGAAATGGCGAGAGGCTTGGCAGAACCATCTCCGTACCCTTTCTTTCAATTCGAGTGTCTGCCCCATATTCCATGATCTCACGGCAAGTAgattagaaattttaattactcAAACAATTCTCCAGACCACTGGACTTCAATGCCTATCAATTATTATGGATGACGTTGATGAGTTCTCAGCTGCCCCAGTGATTGCTTGGCTGATGTATACCAGAGAGACCTTGCGCCAACTACACTATAATGTAAGGACAACCCCTAACAttaatattcttgaaaaatgcgGTCGACAAAAGCTGGAAGTATTGGTTTTGTCTCATAATTCTATCACTGGTGTTGAACACAGCTATCAGAAATTTCCTTGCTTGAAGTCTCTTTCGTTGAGTAATGTCACTATCTCAGCATTGGATTTGAGTCTTCTGCTTACTGCCTCCCCAAAAATTGAGGTATTGTCCCTAACCAATCTAGATATTGCTATGTCAGATACACAGACAACAATGGACTTGAATAGTGTCTCTTTGAAGGATATATATGTTGAAGCTGTTAGTTTGGACAAGTTCATATTGGAGGCAGATAGCCTTGAGAAGTTGCACTTGAAAGATTGTACTCTTGAGGTTTTTGAACTTGTCAGCAAGGGGACCTtgagatttctcaagattgaTGATGTCAGTGTCATCCAAATTGAAATAGGTGAAGGTGCCGAAAATCTTGAGGTTGTGGATGTTAGTAATTTCACAATCATGTGGCCAAAGTTTCATCACATGATATCTAGATCATCCAAATTGAAAAAGCTTCGGCTTTGGGGCGTTGtttttgatgatgaggatgaggTTGTGGATCTAGAGACAGTATCTGCATGTTTTCCTTTGTTGAAGCATCTTTCCTTATGCTATGATCTAAAGGATGGAGCAGTTCATTGCGGCCTGCAAGGCTCATTTCAATTTGAAAATGTGGTTGTGTTGGAGCTAGGGTGGACCGTGATTAATGACCTGTTCTCACACTGGGTTTCAGAATTTCTTGAAAGATGCCCCAATCTTAGGAAGCTGGTCATCTATGGTGTTGTATCTGAGGCCAAGACTCATGAAGAGTGCCAAATGTTAGCCAATTTTACCTCGTCCATTGTTAGGCTTATGAGGAAATATTTGCATGTGGAGATACAGTTTGAATATGAATGA